In Scylla paramamosain isolate STU-SP2022 chromosome 16, ASM3559412v1, whole genome shotgun sequence, the genomic window ACTTCTTTCACATCAACAGTTATTGGCTCACACAGAGACACTTCTATGTTCAGTCAATATTATATGGACACCAGGGTGATGGAAAGCACAGGCTGACTTTGCCATCCACAGCTGAGCCACATAAGGTTAGAATATTCCTCTAAAACAAACTGAGAATGATTTTATTACACTGAACATATCCCCAATGAAAGAAATGATAGGTTGAAGATAACCAAAACTTTACACTTGACATGCATGGCTGGCAGCAGAGCTTTACTTGTACAGCAAGCATGGCAGGTGTGCTCCCTGAGCCTCACATGGTGGTCTGTCAAGTTCCTCTTTTTAAACATGAGACTCATCTAATTTCAGGCAGCAATCACAGTGGCCACATgggatataaataaaatatttcacAGAAGAATTAAAGGTTATAGCACCTTTTCAAAATTTGTAACTTAACAATTTAATAATTTACCTTAATTTGTCAACATTAATGCTTTCCTGTGCACTGGTCACTGCTGAAAGCAACTTGTAAGTGTCCTTAACATATTGCAGGAATGATTTGTCCATAAAGTAAAATTCCTagcaaacattatttttttgagaTTAAGATTctttttaaaaaaatattttcttttccatcatcaCAATAGCAGCTAAAATACAGCCTGCTCATCCAGACAGCCTTGATGGGGCACATCTGGACAAATATCTGCTGGGTTTCCTCATCAGTGAGGGTAAGAATGAAAATTCAAAAATATTTATACTCAAACTTCTGGCCAGTCATCATTAATACATAACATTCCAGTGGTGTTGCCTGCTTCCATTACCTGGTTGGCCTGGCATCTCATGAAGGGTGGAGTTATGGGTTACATACTTTTTGCTAACTGAAGGAGACACTTGCACCcaaccttcacctctccctcaggctcctccaccaccaccactgccttggCCCAGCCCACCCTCAGGGCAGCCTGTTATCCAAAGCTGCAACAAGAGTTAGTCTTCTTAGCAGTCTTGTAGAATATTTTGGACTGTGAGCTGAGGTTTTCTGACTTTGAGACCAAGTCATCGagcttctctcccctctcaagGACAGCAGTGAAGGCGTTGTGctgcaagggaaggaagaattacCAGTTTGTAAAGAGGAAGTGCTTGTGAATGGAACACTTTCTAGTGGAACAATGGGTCCTGTATACCTGAGTACATAACgctgtgcttctctctctctctctctctctatacacacacacacacacacacacacacacacacacacacacacacacttactagAATAATCTtagtctcctccacctcctcctgcaccttaGTGAGGGAGTCAGCATCACGAGGGTTTTGCCAGAGGGCAAGTGTGGCTGGCAAGTCAGGGTAGGGCACCATACTCTCCTCCGTGTTGGGCCACAGGTGAGAGGGAACCTTAGCCGTAAAGTCATCCAATACCTGCATGATACACAGACTATTACAGACCTCGCCTAATAATGCTTTGTTTTAGAATTTCTCAAAGGACAATCCATTTGGTTGTTCTCTTTAAAGACTGACAGTTCAGTGAgcctctttcttgttttgtacTTCCTTTTTGTTGTACTGAGCCAGAGTCTGTCTTACATCAGTAAATATGTTGGCTCAGGTGTGGGAAGAATGGAGTGGGTACAACAATCAAGTGTAAGTAGGGATTTCTGCCATGGCCATTCCTTAGAGGAGTGCTCTCAGGAACAGTACTGATATAGACTAGAccaagacagagagaggctaAAGCAAGACTCATGACCCAGCATGCCACAACCTCCACCACTGCATCATGGTGTGTGCAGTGCCAGACCTAACCTTGTTCAGCATGTTGTGGGCCACTCGATACAGGTACTCGTGATCAGAGATGGCCACGCCTGTCAGGTTGTCAGCACGCACATACACGTGACACATATATTCTGCAAGGCAAGGGATGCAATGAGTTCTGGTGGCAAAAATTGAGAAGTGGACAAAAGTGGGATGATAGGACATGAGTATTCTTCTAATAATATGTTAAATTATCCAAATGTATTTCTTTTGAGTAAAATACAAATGTTTCATAATTAAGTAGTTCACATGTCAGACATACATGATAAcaatgaatttataaagcatccACAACACTATAcaacatttttatctttcagTGGTCTGACTCTGCCACTGCCACACCTTGCTCCTTGATGGACTGTCTGGAGCATGGGTTACTCCTCTCCGTGATGATCTTGCTGGTGAAGGCCATGAACTCCTGGATGGAGCCCCGCTGGAAGTAACCAAACTGCTGCAGGTCATAGGCGGATTTGAGTATCCTGGTACTCTCCGTCCCCTTGTACAGAACGCAGATGCTGTATAGCTTCACCATCGTGCCTGAAAATGGGGGTAAGTGGTAAATTTCTCAGTAAAGATTAGCTTTCATAAATTGTATCACCTCAAACCATGGCATCCCTCTTGTATTGCCTCAATCTAAGGTGTAACCAAAACACTATCACTACACTGAAACACAAAGCAATCTATCTCAATTCACAAATAAATACGAGCTTTGGAAGAAAGATTCCGTGTCAGGAAATAGAACCCGAGTATCAAATAAATCTGAGCTTCAGGAGAAAGGTGCCATGTCTGAAACTGAAACTAGAACCTAAGCAAATAAATCTGAGGGTCAGGAGGAAGATGCCATGTCTGGAAACTAAACTATGGACATGAGCGTGAAAAATATGAGCTCTACAGAACCACATTAGTGTATTGTTCAAAACTACAATGATACCACATATTTAATACTAGCACCATATACCTTCCACTGCAGTACCATACCGTCAACCTAAGCACCATACATGACTTCTACCCGTCATACCTTCCATTTGTCACTATATCTTCCACCTCATCACCATAACATTACCATACTTTCCACTACAGAGTCATATTAGCCCTATAGCAGCTTATCAGCACCATACAATGACTTATCACCATATCTACTATTACCAGCACCATAGTTAACACTCCATCACCATACAATACATACACCATACCTTTCCCCTCGCAAGAACATACTTCCCAACCCCTCAACCTTCCAACTCAACCATACATAACCACACAATACACAGACTCTACCATACGTCTCTCTAACTCCTCATTCACCTTCACTCTcacactccctccccttctcactctcactcaccagCCTCGTATCTCTGTTTGCTGGTGCCTCAAAATTTGTAtgacactcactcacgcactcagCTGATTCACTTGCACTATAGACGCCAGAACCGAGTCACGGGGAATTTTACAGCTCTACTACGAGGATCAGAGGAATGCTAAATGATACTACTAGGTGTTACTATTGGATGTTATTACTGCTATTTGCTATTAATAGAAGGGTATTATTGCtattttgttattactattgttgtaaaAGGGATATTGACATGCTATTGCCAGAAAAAAATCACTAATGCTAGGCAGAAGAGagttgctgctattactactatttctagaAGGGagaattactattactattatcaagaAGGCAGAATGacaactattactgctactgttatttcCATTAACATAAGGGGTACTATTATATACTACTCCTAATATTATAACAAGATAGAAGGACTCATTGTTACTCTTGCTATGGCCATCATGTGAAGGAAGGATTATATGTTACTTCTATCATAGACTCCTTCCACTTCCATAGACCAttccactactgttactattatgaGAGAGGAGGTTATGTTCTTCCacgtattgttgttatttacaAGAAAAAGACGGGAAAGCTATCTATAACgaaagtaagaagaaatggGATAGATGATATTAATACTATTGCATCATTGTTATGACTACTATTATAGAAGGATCGGTTGATTTTAAGATTCGTAAAGGGAAAAATACCATCACTCATATTATTCAGTCCTCTACGTACGAAAAAATCTATATGTTTCATTACATCAACAATAGAAGAATCGGAATGTCTAAAATAAGAATAGAAGACTCTAACC contains:
- the LOC135108022 gene encoding synaptobrevin homolog YKT6-like — translated: MVKLYSICVLYKGTESTRILKSAYDLQQFGYFQRGSIQEFMAFTSKIITERSNPCSRQSIKEQEYMCHVYVRADNLTGVAISDHEYLYRVAHNMLNKVLDDFTAKVPSHLWPNTEESMVPYPDLPATLALWQNPRDADSLTKVQEEVEETKIILHNAFTAVLERGEKLDDLVSKSENLSSQSKIFYKTAKKTNSCCSFG